A DNA window from Streptomyces canus contains the following coding sequences:
- a CDS encoding lysophospholipid acyltransferase family protein gives MLYGTMKVAIGGPLKVAFRPWVEGLENIPAEGPAILASNHLSFSDSFFLPAVLDRKVTFIAKAEYFTTPGVKGRLTAAFFKGVGQLPVDRSGARGAGEAAIKSGLDVLERGELFGIYPEGTRSPDGRLYRGKPGGLARVALASGAPVIPVAMIDTEKIQPPGKVMPKLMRPGIRIGEPLDFSRYQGMEHDRFVLRALTDEVMYEIMKLSGQEYVDIYATAAKRRISEAAKAEKAAKAAAAKAEQDKPGQPAS, from the coding sequence TTGTTGTACGGCACGATGAAGGTCGCCATCGGAGGGCCGCTGAAGGTCGCCTTCAGGCCCTGGGTGGAAGGCCTCGAGAACATTCCCGCCGAGGGCCCCGCCATCTTGGCGAGCAACCACCTGTCCTTCTCCGACTCCTTCTTCCTGCCCGCGGTCCTCGACCGCAAGGTCACCTTCATCGCGAAGGCCGAGTACTTCACCACGCCCGGGGTGAAGGGCCGCCTCACGGCCGCCTTCTTCAAGGGCGTCGGCCAGCTCCCGGTGGACCGCTCCGGCGCGCGCGGCGCGGGCGAGGCGGCCATCAAGAGCGGCCTCGACGTGCTGGAGCGCGGCGAGCTGTTCGGCATCTACCCCGAGGGCACCCGTTCACCCGACGGCCGCCTGTACCGCGGCAAGCCCGGCGGCCTCGCGCGCGTGGCGCTCGCCTCCGGCGCCCCCGTCATCCCGGTCGCGATGATCGACACGGAGAAGATCCAGCCGCCGGGCAAGGTCATGCCCAAGTTGATGCGGCCGGGCATCCGCATCGGCGAGCCCCTGGACTTCAGCCGCTACCAGGGCATGGAGCACGACCGTTTCGTGCTGCGCGCGCTGACCGACGAGGTCATGTACGAGATCATGAAGCTCTCCGGCCAGGAGTACGTCGACATCTACGCGACCGCCGCCAAGCGGCGGATCTCGGAAGCGGCCAAGGCCGAGAAGGCGGCCAAGGCGGCTGCCGCGAAGGCCGAGCAGGACAAGCCCGGGCAGCCGGCGTCCTAG
- a CDS encoding alpha/beta hydrolase has protein sequence MPVLPGAEPFRHEGGEAGVLLCHGFTGSPQSLRPWAQHLAEHGLTVSLPLLPGHGTRWQDMALTGWQDWYAEVDRELRALSERCTSVFVAGLSMGGTLALRLAAKHGDAVSGVVVVNPANRMHGLAPYALPVARHFVRTAPGIASDIAKEGSVELGYDKVPLHAAHSLRTFFRQVDGELPQVTQPLLVLRSAQDHVVPAADSARVLSRVSSTDVTEIVLEQSYHVATLDHDAERIFDESLAFIGRHTTGIGSEGTAARG, from the coding sequence GTGCCGGTCCTCCCCGGAGCCGAGCCGTTCCGCCATGAGGGCGGGGAGGCCGGTGTCCTTCTCTGCCACGGCTTCACCGGTTCCCCCCAGTCGCTGCGCCCCTGGGCCCAGCACCTCGCCGAGCACGGCCTGACGGTCTCCCTGCCGCTCCTGCCCGGGCACGGCACCCGCTGGCAGGACATGGCCCTCACCGGCTGGCAGGACTGGTACGCCGAGGTGGACCGCGAGCTGCGCGCCCTCAGCGAGCGCTGCACCTCCGTGTTCGTGGCCGGCCTGTCGATGGGCGGCACCCTGGCCCTCAGGCTGGCCGCCAAGCACGGGGACGCGGTGAGCGGCGTCGTGGTCGTCAACCCGGCGAACCGCATGCACGGCCTCGCGCCGTACGCCCTTCCGGTGGCCCGCCACTTCGTCCGTACGGCGCCCGGGATCGCCAGCGACATCGCCAAGGAGGGCAGCGTCGAGCTGGGGTACGACAAGGTGCCGCTGCACGCTGCGCACTCCCTGCGCACCTTCTTCCGGCAGGTCGACGGCGAGCTGCCGCAGGTCACCCAGCCGCTGCTGGTGCTGCGCAGCGCCCAGGACCATGTGGTGCCGGCGGCCGATTCCGCGCGTGTGCTGAGCCGGGTGTCGTCGACGGACGTAACTGAGATCGTGCTGGAACAGAGCTACCACGTGGCGACGTTGGACCATGACGCGGAGCGGATTTTCGACGAGAGCCTCGCGTTCATCGGCCGGCACACCACCGGCATCGGCAGCGAAGGGACGGCCGCACGTGGCTGA
- a CDS encoding endonuclease/exonuclease/phosphatase family protein, giving the protein MVPVKVLSYNIRSMRDDTDALARVIKACEPDLVLIQEAPRFFRWRKKLARLASATGLVILTGGGTAAGPAILCNLRATVERTEDVLLPLTPGHHRRGFATAVVRLGGARLGVLSCHLSLQEDERYDQAGMLLDRVAGMGVDHVIAGGDLNDRPTGRTFRRLATNLQDCWATSPTGAEHTWTHSKPHQRIDAIFATKGIEVLGCGVPTHLPGITQADMRAATDHLPVLAALGIPAN; this is encoded by the coding sequence ATGGTTCCGGTCAAAGTCCTGAGCTACAACATCCGCTCGATGCGAGACGACACAGACGCGCTGGCCCGAGTCATCAAGGCCTGCGAACCCGATCTCGTACTGATCCAGGAAGCCCCCCGCTTCTTCCGCTGGCGCAAGAAGCTGGCAAGGCTGGCGTCAGCCACGGGACTGGTCATCCTGACCGGCGGCGGCACAGCGGCGGGCCCCGCGATCCTCTGCAACCTGCGGGCAACGGTCGAACGTACGGAAGACGTCCTCCTCCCTCTCACTCCCGGCCACCACAGAAGAGGCTTCGCCACAGCCGTCGTACGACTCGGCGGCGCCCGCCTCGGCGTCCTGAGCTGTCACCTGTCGTTGCAGGAGGACGAGCGCTACGACCAGGCGGGGATGCTCCTCGACCGCGTCGCCGGCATGGGCGTGGACCACGTCATCGCGGGCGGCGACCTGAACGACCGCCCCACCGGCCGCACCTTCAGGCGCCTCGCCACGAACCTCCAGGACTGCTGGGCGACCAGCCCGACGGGCGCCGAACACACCTGGACCCACTCGAAACCCCACCAGCGCATCGACGCGATCTTCGCCACGAAGGGCATCGAGGTGCTCGGCTGCGGAGTCCCCACGCACCTCCCCGGGATCACGCAGGCAGACATGAGGGCGGCCACCGACCATCTTCCGGTCCTGGCCGCCCTCGGAATCCCCGCGAACTGA
- a CDS encoding ROK family glucokinase: MGLTIGVDIGGTKIAAGVVDEEGNILSTHKVPTPGTAEGIVDAIASAVEGARAGHAIVGVGIGAAGYVNRQRSEVYFAPNIHWRNEPLKEKVETRVGLPVVVENDANAAAWGEYKFGAGKGHRNVICITLGTGLGGGIIIGNKLRRGHFGVAAEFGHIRMVPDGLLCGCGSQGCWEQYASGRALVRYAKQRANATPENAEILLGLGDGSPDGIEGKHISMAARQGDPVAVDSYRELARWAGAGLADLASLFDPSAFIVGGGLSDEGELVLDPIRKSYKRWLVGGNWRPVADVIAAQLGNKAGLVGAADLAREPDPIM; the protein is encoded by the coding sequence ATGGGACTCACCATCGGCGTCGACATCGGCGGCACGAAGATCGCGGCCGGCGTGGTCGATGAGGAAGGCAACATCCTCTCGACCCACAAGGTGCCGACCCCGGGCACGGCCGAGGGCATCGTGGACGCGATCGCCTCGGCGGTGGAGGGCGCGCGCGCCGGGCACGCGATCGTGGGCGTGGGCATCGGTGCGGCCGGATACGTCAACCGCCAGCGCTCGGAGGTCTACTTCGCGCCCAACATCCACTGGCGCAACGAGCCGCTGAAGGAGAAGGTCGAGACCCGAGTCGGCCTTCCGGTCGTCGTGGAGAACGACGCCAACGCGGCCGCGTGGGGCGAGTACAAGTTCGGCGCGGGCAAGGGCCACCGCAACGTCATCTGCATCACCCTGGGCACCGGCCTCGGCGGCGGCATCATCATCGGCAACAAGCTCCGCCGCGGCCACTTCGGTGTGGCGGCCGAGTTCGGCCACATCCGCATGGTGCCCGACGGTCTCCTGTGCGGCTGCGGCAGCCAGGGCTGCTGGGAGCAGTACGCCTCCGGCCGCGCCCTGGTGCGCTACGCCAAGCAGCGTGCCAACGCCACCCCGGAGAACGCCGAGATCCTCCTCGGTCTCGGCGACGGCAGCCCCGACGGCATCGAGGGCAAGCACATCTCCATGGCCGCCCGCCAGGGCGACCCGGTGGCCGTCGACTCCTACCGCGAGCTCGCCCGCTGGGCCGGCGCCGGCCTCGCCGACCTGGCCTCCCTCTTCGACCCCTCCGCGTTCATCGTCGGCGGCGGCCTCTCCGACGAGGGAGAGCTGGTCCTGGACCCGATCCGCAAGTCCTACAAGCGCTGGCTGGTGGGCGGCAACTGGCGTCCGGTCGCCGACGTCATCGCGGCCCAACTGGGCAACAAGGCGGGTCTGGTGGGCGCGGCGGACCTGGCGAGAGAGCCCGACCCGATCATGTAA
- a CDS encoding DUF5304 domain-containing protein, producing MSEELPPSDAGDREPVDSVDEVRATDADAWATAVAEDLAAEKARRRTQYGPPPGSAAEELRKLVDNVAEKLSGLQSPLLGGIAGPAAQQVVKQVVQQAKAAVEPVIERNPDVFDHLAAAGGELLAAYRSAVQAQEQRWSRRDDDTLRDRGEDPGPGERIDLD from the coding sequence ATGAGCGAAGAGCTCCCCCCGTCCGACGCCGGAGACCGCGAGCCCGTGGACTCCGTGGACGAGGTACGGGCGACCGACGCCGACGCGTGGGCGACGGCGGTCGCGGAGGACCTCGCGGCGGAGAAGGCCCGCCGCCGCACCCAGTACGGCCCGCCCCCGGGCTCGGCCGCCGAGGAGCTGCGCAAGCTCGTCGACAACGTCGCCGAGAAGCTGTCCGGCCTCCAGTCCCCGCTCCTCGGTGGCATCGCCGGACCCGCCGCCCAGCAGGTGGTCAAGCAGGTCGTCCAGCAGGCCAAGGCCGCGGTCGAGCCGGTCATCGAACGCAACCCGGACGTCTTCGACCACCTTGCCGCCGCGGGGGGCGAGCTCCTCGCCGCCTACCGCTCCGCGGTGCAGGCACAGGAGCAGCGCTGGAGCCGCCGCGACGACGACACCCTGCGCGACCGGGGCGAGGACCCCGGCCCCGGCGAGCGCATCGACTTGGACTGA